GCAGCCACAGCCCGGCATTGCGGGCGAGGCGCGGCAGGCCACGGGCTTCCGCTGGCCGGTCGGCGGCCGGCAGCAGCCGCTCCCCGGCCAGGAACAGCGCGATCCACAGGCCGACAGCGAGGCCTTTCCAGGCCAGCAGGGTCTCGATGGGCAAGGGCGACTCCATGGCAGCAAACAGAACTAGACATAATCCGTCCGCATGCCTGCCGCCACTCACGAGCGCGGGAGCGGGAAAGACAGTGCCACCCCTTGCCCTGACAGGCCGGGGATGCTAGCTGAATCAGCCATGACAAAGCGCGACATGCCACCGCTGATCGGCGTCACCGCCTGCCGCAAGCTGCCGGGCGAACTGCCGATCCATACGGTGTCGGAGAAATACATCACCTGCGTGACCGATGCCGCCGGCGGTTTGCCGTTGCTGATTCCGGCCTTGGCGGAACGCCTCGACCTGCCGGCGCTGGCCGAGCGGCTGGACGGGTTGCTGCTGACCGGCAGCCCGTCGAATGTAGAGCCGCATAATTATGGCCGGCCCGACCTCGATCCCGGCGATGCCTGCGACGGTGCGCGCGATGCGACGACGCTGCCGCTGATCCGCGCGGCGATTGCCGCCGGCGTGCCGGTGCTGGCGATCTGCCGCGGCATCCAGGAGCTGAATGTGGCGCTGGGCGGCAGCCTGCACCAGCACATCCAGAACATGCCAGACAAGCTCGATCACCGGATGCGGCGTGACGTCGAACTCGATGCCAAGTACCGTCCGGCGCATTCCATCGACATCACCGAGGGTGGCGTGCTGCACCGGCTTCTCGGCACACGCAGCGTGCTGGTGAATTCGCTGCACGCGCAGGGCATCGACCGGCTGGCCGAGGGGCTGGCGGTCGAGGCGGTGGCGCCGGACGGCATTGTCGAGGCGGTCAGCGTGACCGGCGTCAGGGCCTTCGCGCTGGGGGTGCAGTGGCACCCGGAATGGCCGGTGCCTTACAATGCGGTCTCTCAGGCGCTGTTCGAGGCATTCGGCGCGGCCTGCCGGGCGCGTGTCGCGGCGCGCTTCGGCTCGCTGAGCGCGGCCTGACCGGTGGCGGGTGCAGGACAGCAGGAGCGGCTTTGCCGCGTGCTTGAGGTCACGCCGCTGGCGCGGGCGACCAGTCTGGTCCGGCTGATGCCCCTGGACGAGACGCCGTTCGATTTCCGGCCCGGCCAATATGCGTCCCTCGCTTTTCCCGGCCAGCCGCCGCGCGATTATTCCCTCGCCGGCATGCCGGGCGAATCGCATCTCGACTTCCATATCCGGCAGGTCGGCGAGACCGGCCCCAGCGCCTATGCGCAGGCGGCGCTGCATGCCGGCGATCCGGTGCGGCTGGAGGGTCCCTTCGGGCAGGCCTATTGGCGCGAGAATCATGACGGGCCGATGCTGCTGATCGGCGGCGGCACCGGCCTTGCCCCGATGATCGCCATTGTAGAAACCGCGCTTGCGGCGGGGGTGGAAACACCCGTTCATCTCTATGCCGGCTTTCAGGACGAGCCGGACGTCTATTACGAGGACAGGCTGCACGCACTGGAAGCGCGGCACGGCAACCTCTCCGTCACCTATGTGCTGTCCGCGCCGGAAGAAGCCACGGATCGCCGCACTGGCTTCGTGCATCTGGCGGTGGCTGAGGATCATGCGGATTTCGCCGGCTTCAAGGCCTATCTGGCGGGGGCGCCGGTCATGGTCGAGGCGGCGGTCTCAATGCTGGTTGCACGCGGGCTGAAGCCGGCCGATATTCATGCCGATCCGTTTTACGGCGCATCCGATCCGGCCGCTGTCCGGCGCGCCTGACTTCCTTCCATCCAGCGAGGATTTTCGATGAGTTTCGTCATTCCCGCACCGGCCCAGACAATTATTCCGGTCGAGGGCGAACAGGGCGGTTTCCCGGTGCGCCGCATCTATTGCGTCGGCCGCAATTATGCCGCCCATGCCCGCGAGATGGGGCATGACCCGGACCGCGAGCCACCCTTCTTCTTCATGAAGCCGGCTGATGCCATCGTGCTGTGCCCGAAGGGCGCCGGCGCCCCCGCCGAGATGCCGTTTCCGGTGGCGACCGAGGATCTGCACCACGAGATCGAGATGGTGGTGGCGCTCGGCAAGGGCGGCAAGGACATCCCGGCCGACAAGGCGCTGGAGCATGTCTATGGCTATGCCGTCGGCATCGACCTGACGCGCCGCGACATCCAGGCGGTGGCCAAGAAGATGGGCCGGCCCTGGGACATGGCGAAGGGCTTCGACCATTCCGCGCCGTGCGGCACCATCGTGCCGGCGGCGAAGATCGGTCATCCCGCCAAGGGCCGCATCCAGATTTCCGTGGACGGCACGGTGAAGCAGGATGCCGATATCGGCGACATGATCTGGAATGTGCCGGACACCATCGCCTATCTCTCCACCCTGGTGGAGCTGTTCCCCGGCGATCTGATCTATTCCGGCACCCCGGAAGGTGTCGCGCAGGTGAAGCGTGGCGAACTCATGGAAGGCAGTGTCGCGGGCGTCGGCGAAATTGCCGTGAAGCTGGTGTAGGCCGATGGCGCTTCGTATCGCGACCTGGAACATCAATTCCGTGCGGCTGCGTATGCCGCTGCTGCTGCGCCTGATGCAGGAACAGCAGCCCGACATCATCTGCCTGCAGGAAACCAAGGTCGAGGACGACAAGTTTCCGTTCGAGCCGATCCGCGAGGCGGGCTATGTCCACACCGCCATCGCCGGCATGAAGAGCTACAATGGCGTCGCCATCCTGTCGCGCCGGCCCTTCGCCTTCGAGGGGCCGCGCCACTGGTGCGACAAGGAGGATTGCCGCCATGTCAGCGTCACGCTGGAGGACGGCACGGAGGTGAATAATTTCTACATCCCGGCCGGCGGTGACATCCCCGACCCGGAGAAGAACGACAAGTTCGCCCACAAGCTGCGGTTCCTGCGCGAGATCACCGGCTGGTTCGAGGGCATGAAGGGCGATGGCAAGCGCCGCGTGCTCGTCGGTGACCTGAACATCGCGCCGCTGGAGCATGATGTCTGGTCGCACAAGCAACTGCTCGACGTGGTCAGCCATACCCCCATCGAGGTCGATCTGCTGGGCAAGCTGCAATCCAGCCTTGGCTGGGTCGATGCGGTTCGCCATTTCGTTCCCGAAACGGAAAAGCTCTACAGCTGGTGGAGCTACCGCGCGAAGGATTGGGAGGCGTCCGACCGGGGCCGCCGGCTGGACCATGTCTGGGTCACGCCCGATCTGGTGCCGCATCTTGCCGGCCAGCAGGTGCTGAAGCCGGTGCGCGGCTGGGAAAAGGCGTCTGACCATGTGCCGGTGCTGGTCGATCTGGCATAGCGGCGTGTAGGGGGCGGTCGATGGCGACGGAACTGCGCTACCAGCGCGAGGCGATCCGGGCGGATTATATCCGCGCCGCCATCGGCATTGCCTTCGCTGTCGGGCCGCTGCTGTTCATTCCGCAGATCCATTGGGTCTTTGCGGTCATCCTGGCGGTGCTGGGGCTGTTGTTCCTGGCCTTCGGGGTGCGCACCTGGCTGCGCGGCCGCACCCGGATTCTGGCCGGCCCAGAAGGGCTGACGGTCGAGGATCGCCGTCGCCG
This window of the Oceanibaculum nanhaiense genome carries:
- a CDS encoding gamma-glutamyl-gamma-aminobutyrate hydrolase family protein, with protein sequence MTKRDMPPLIGVTACRKLPGELPIHTVSEKYITCVTDAAGGLPLLIPALAERLDLPALAERLDGLLLTGSPSNVEPHNYGRPDLDPGDACDGARDATTLPLIRAAIAAGVPVLAICRGIQELNVALGGSLHQHIQNMPDKLDHRMRRDVELDAKYRPAHSIDITEGGVLHRLLGTRSVLVNSLHAQGIDRLAEGLAVEAVAPDGIVEAVSVTGVRAFALGVQWHPEWPVPYNAVSQALFEAFGAACRARVAARFGSLSAA
- a CDS encoding ferredoxin reductase domain-containing protein; protein product: MLEVTPLARATSLVRLMPLDETPFDFRPGQYASLAFPGQPPRDYSLAGMPGESHLDFHIRQVGETGPSAYAQAALHAGDPVRLEGPFGQAYWRENHDGPMLLIGGGTGLAPMIAIVETALAAGVETPVHLYAGFQDEPDVYYEDRLHALEARHGNLSVTYVLSAPEEATDRRTGFVHLAVAEDHADFAGFKAYLAGAPVMVEAAVSMLVARGLKPADIHADPFYGASDPAAVRRA
- a CDS encoding fumarylacetoacetate hydrolase family protein, yielding MSFVIPAPAQTIIPVEGEQGGFPVRRIYCVGRNYAAHAREMGHDPDREPPFFFMKPADAIVLCPKGAGAPAEMPFPVATEDLHHEIEMVVALGKGGKDIPADKALEHVYGYAVGIDLTRRDIQAVAKKMGRPWDMAKGFDHSAPCGTIVPAAKIGHPAKGRIQISVDGTVKQDADIGDMIWNVPDTIAYLSTLVELFPGDLIYSGTPEGVAQVKRGELMEGSVAGVGEIAVKLV
- the xth gene encoding exodeoxyribonuclease III, with the translated sequence MALRIATWNINSVRLRMPLLLRLMQEQQPDIICLQETKVEDDKFPFEPIREAGYVHTAIAGMKSYNGVAILSRRPFAFEGPRHWCDKEDCRHVSVTLEDGTEVNNFYIPAGGDIPDPEKNDKFAHKLRFLREITGWFEGMKGDGKRRVLVGDLNIAPLEHDVWSHKQLLDVVSHTPIEVDLLGKLQSSLGWVDAVRHFVPETEKLYSWWSYRAKDWEASDRGRRLDHVWVTPDLVPHLAGQQVLKPVRGWEKASDHVPVLVDLA